Proteins from a genomic interval of Balaenoptera musculus isolate JJ_BM4_2016_0621 chromosome 16, mBalMus1.pri.v3, whole genome shotgun sequence:
- the TOMM20 gene encoding mitochondrial import receptor subunit TOM20 homolog — protein MVGRNSAIAAGVCGALFIGYCIYFDRKRRSDPNFKNRLRERRKKQKLAKERAGLSKLPDLKDAEAVQKFFLEEIQLGEELLAQGEYEKGVDHLTNAIAVCGQPQQLLQVLQQTLPPPVFQMLLTKLPTISQRIVSAQSLAEDDVE, from the exons ATGGTGGGCCGGAACAGCGCCATCGCCGCCGGCGTGTGCGGGGCCCTTTTCATCGGGTACTGCATTTACTTCGACCGCAAGAGACGGAGTGACCCCAACTTCAAGAACAGGCTGCGGGAAC gaagaaagaaacagaagcttgcCAAGGAGAGAGCTGGACTTTCCAAG TTACCTGACCTTAAAGATGCTGAAGCCGTTCAGAAATTCTTCCTCGAAGAAATACAGCTTGGTGAAGAGTTACTAGCTCAAG GTGAATATGAGAAGGGTGTGGACCATCTGACAAACGCGATTGCTGTTTGTGGACAGCCACAGCAGCTACTGCAAGTGTTGCAGCAGACTCTTCCGCCACCAGTGTTCCAGATGCTTCTGACTAAGCTCCCAACAATTAGTCAG agaATTGTAAGTGCTCAGAGCTTGGCTGAAGATGATGtggaatga